The Methylomonas sp. UP202 DNA window GGCTTTGAATTGATCGACGCCGATGTGCAAGAGTTCTTGCAGGCCGTGCAAGGCAGCGCGGTCGCCGCGGCGTAATCCTTGGCCGTAAGCAAACCCGGTTCGGTCGTCAGGCGCGGATTGGGTTTGCGCTTTCTGGCCGAACGAACCGTGGCAATAGTGGTTCGCCAGCGGCAAACCCCGATAACTCCCGTCGTTTGGCCAAAATCCAAGCTTTTAACACCGCAAGCGTAACGTAGTTTGTCTTGTTGATCGGGCTCTGGTCGAATCGTCGGCGCGATGTGTTATTGGTTCGGTTTGCGGACGGAAGGACCGCTCGCGCTAAACACGGGCAATGCGCGTCACTCCATCCGCGCCGGCACAAACCGGCTGCCTCATTAACCTTTTACGATGTTATTGGTTTGGCTGTCCGCCTCGGCTTACGGGGATTGTTGTTCCGGATAGCGGTCCTGTCACATTCCTGTAACTTGTTGGGCTTACAGTCAGGCATTTCCGGCTTTGGGCCGTTTTACGAGTGGCGAACGATGACGACTTTGAGCGAGAGCGCGACTGGCGCGCACACTGTGCGGGCATTCGACGATGAATTGCAGCAGTTACACAGCTTGTTGCTGACGATGACCGAACTGCTGATGCGGCAGTTGGAACAGGCGATGCGGGCACTGGACGCCGGCGATATGGATTTGGCGGAGAAGGTACTGGCGCGTGCCAGCAAGGTTAAACATTGCGAAACCCGAATCGACAACGAGGTCTTGGCGCTGATCGCCAGACGTTGCCCGGTGGCTAACGATCTTCGCACGGCAATTTCCAGTTCGAAAATCGTTGTCGAGCTGGCGAAAATCGGCGAGGAGCTTGCGGACTTCACCCGATTGATCACGGTGCTGTACGATCCGGATACCAGCGACCCGAATCCCAAGCTACTGGCCGACATTATCAAGATCGGCGATTTGATCAGGCTGATGTTGAGCAAGTTGATTCAGGCGTTGGAGCAGAGCGACACCGAACCGGCCTACGCCTTGTTGCGTCACGACAGGGATTACGAAATCGAGTTGCAGGAAGGTATACGCCACCAGTTGGCTCTGGTGCTGAAGGACGTCAGGATGACGCGCCGCGCGCTGGATGTGATGCAAATGATGAAAGCGCTAGAACGCTGCGGCGAGCATAGCCGTAATATTGCTCAGTACTTGATTTTCATGCTGGACGGTATCGACGTACGCCACGCTCGCGGTTAATCTCTTCACGCCATTTGGCGTTCCAATCCTACACGGCGTGGGGCATTCGGTCCGCCCCTCGTCGCTCCTGGCTGCAATTACGGTTAAAATAGCCGGCTATCACTGACTTCGTTGTGGCTTATCGGCATGAAAAGACTATTGAACCAGAGCTTTCTAACCAACCTTATTTCGTTGGTGGTGATCGTCGCAGGCTACGTCAGTCCCTACTATCCCGAAACCTTGAAGGCTATCGGTTTTTTCGCGTTTTCCGGGGCGATTACCAACTGGCTGGCGATTCATATGTTGTTCGAGAAAGTGCCGTTTTTGTATGGCTCAGGCATCATTCCGGCGCGCTTTCAGGAGTTCAAGGCGTCGATCAAGGCCTTGATGATGGAACAGTTTTTTACCGTCGCGAATATCGAACAATTCATCGAGCGCGAGGAAGCCCAAGGCGGCCGGGTGTTGAACCTGGAGCCGTTGCTGAATGCGGTCGATTACGACAAGGTCTACGAAGGTTTGGTGGCGTCCATTATGAATTCGTCATTCGGCGGGATGCTGTTGATGATGGGCGGCGAGGAAGCCCTGCAACCGTTGAAGCAACCGTTTACCGATAAGATGCGGCTGACCTTGGAGGAAATGGCCGAGTCTGACCGCTTCAAGCAAGCGCTACGGCAAGGTTTGAACGCGCACCGCATCGGCGAGGATTTGACAGGCAAGATCGAGGCCGTCATCGACAATCGCTTGGCGGAATTGACGCCGAAAATGGTCAAGGACATGGTGCAAGGCATCATCAAGCGGCATTTGGGTTGGTTGGTGGTTTGGGGCGGCGTATTCGGCGGGGTGCTCGGCGCCGTGTTCGGTTTTGCCTGAGACGCGCATGACGACGCTCGAACTGGCCTACGAGAGTTACGGCGAACCAGGCGATACGCCGCTTTTGTTGATTCATGGTTTCATGGCGTCCTCGCGCAATTGGCGGACCGTCGCCAAACAACTGGCGCGGCGTTACCATGTTTATGTATTGGACATGCGCAACCACGGCGCGTCGCCGCATGCGACGCTGCTAGACTATCCGAGCATGGCGGCCGATTTAGCGGCGTTTATCGACAATTTGGGATTGGATCGCGTGCATTTGCTGGGGCACAGCATGGGCGGTAAGGTGGCGATGTGGCTGGCGTTGAACCAACCGCAGCGGATCGATCGCTTAATCGTCGCCGATATCGCGCCGGTTGGCTACCGGCACAGTTTCGATGCGCTGATCGACGCGTTGCGGGCCGTGCCGGTGGACAGCATAGTTAACCGCAAGCAGGCCGAGGAGGCTCTGGCGGACGGCATTCCCGATCAGGCCTATCGGCAATTTCTGCTGCAAAACCTGTTGCTGAAAGATGGCCGTTACCAGTGGCGCATCGATTTGGACATTATTCGGGATAACGCCCATCACATCGTCGGCTTCCCGGACGCGGCGGGCCGGGCGTATTCGCGGCCGGTGCTGTTTATCGGCGGCGGCAAGTCCCGCTACCTCGATCGCGCGGCGATTGGTCGATTGTTTCCGCTCGCCAGCGTCTCCGAAATTCCCGATACCGGGCATTGGCTGTATGTCGAGGCGCCGCAAGCCTTCTGCGGTTTGGTGGACGACTGGCTTGCCGGGCCGGATTAGCTGCTCGGGCCGGTTTTGAACCTTGGTACACTTGCCGGAATTCGCTAACGCTTTAAGCTGGCTTTCCCACTTGTTCCGACCGCCGGGTCGAATCGACAAGCGGCGGAATTCTCAGTTTGAAACGCGCGGGGCAGCCCAAAATGACAGATCTTTTCTTCCGCAGGCGCCGGTTTCGGCGGATCGGCAAGTCGGCATTGACGTTGGCCGAGTTGTTGGCGACCGGCCGGAACGCGCCGCTGAGCGATTATCTATCGTTATCGCTCAGCGATTGCGGGCAGTACACCAAGATCAGTCTGACCACGACCGATGCCGAACCGGTCACTTATTCAGCCCTGTTGACCGACGCTTCTCAAGCCGATCTGCAATCCCTGGTCTTCGTCGCCCAAAACGGCCGGCAAGCCACCGACCCCCGTATCACTTCCTGATTCAGCTTCGGTCCGGGCCTGTGCTAAAATCGCCGGCCTAGCGGCGCGCGGGCCTAAGCACATCCAAACGCCGCGAATGCGGATTCCGCATCGAGTACCATCACTTTCTCAACCGATAACCATCAACACGCTCATGAACAAACCCAAAAAAGTCGCAATCCTTACGGCCGGCGGTTTGGCGCCATGCCTGAACTCCGCCATCGGCAGCCTGATCGAACGTTACACCGAGATCGATCCCAGCATCGAAATCATTTGCTACCGGGGCGGCTACAAAGGCCTGTTGTTGGGCGATTCGTATCCGGTGACCGCCGAAGTGCGCCAAAAAGCCGGTTTGCTGCAACGTTTCGGCGGCTCGGTGATCGGCAACAGCCGGGTCAAATTGACCAACGTCAAGGATTGCATCAAACGCGGTTTGGTTAAGGAAGGCGAAGATCCGCAAAAAGTCGCGGCCGACCAATTGATCAAGGACGGCGTCGATATTCTGCATACCATCGGCGGCGACGATACCAATACCGCGGCGGCCGATCTGGCGGCATTTTTGGCGAAGAACAACTACGGTCTGACCGTGATCGGTTTGCCGAAAACCGTCGACAACGACGTATTCCCGATAAAGCAATCGCTGGGTGCCTGGACCGCCGCCGAGCAGGGCGCGCGTTACTTCATGAACGTGGTGGCCGAGAACAATGCCAACCCGCGCATGCTGATCGTCCACGAAGTGATGGGCCGCAACTGCGGCTGGCTGACCGCCGCGACCGCCCAGGAATACCGCAAATTGCTGGATAAAGCCGAGTGGTTGCCGGAGTTGGGCTTGAGCCGCGCGTCCTACGAAGTCCACGCAGTATTCGTTCCGGAAATGGCGATCGATCTGGAAGCCGAAGCCGCTCGCCTGCGCGAAGTCATGGACAAGGTCGATTGCGTCAACATCTTCGTATCCGAAGGTGCCGGCGTCGAGTCCATCGTCGCCGAAATGCAAGCTAAAGGTCAGGAAGTGCCGCGCGACGCGTTCGGCCACATCAAGCTGGATGCGGTCAACCCCGGCAAATGGTTCGGCGAGCAATTCTCGCAAATGGTCGGTGCCGAAAAAACCCTGGTGCAAAAATCCGGTTACTTCGCCCGTGCCGCCGCATCCAATATCGACGACATGCGCTTGATCAAGTCCTGCGCCGACTTGGCGGTCGAATGCGCGTTCCGCCGCGAATCCGGCGTGATCGGCCACGACGAAGACCAGGGCAATGTGTTGCGGGCGATCGAGTTCCCGCGCATCAAAGGCGGTAAACCTTTCAATATCGACACCGACTGGTTCAACACCATGCTGGGCGAAATCGGTCAACCTAAAGGCGGCAAGGTCGACGTCAGCCATTAAGCCGCGTTCGGTTTTTGGTCTTTTAGGGGCGGATTGATCCGCCCCTTTTTATTGGCGCCGCCGCCATTTGCCGAGACCGGTCGGTTTCACAATCCCAATTCGGTTAAACCGGCATGGTCGTCCGGGCGCCGGCCCAGCGGCCAATGAAACAAGCGCTCGCCGTCGGCGATCGTTAAATCGTTGATGCTGGCGAAGCGGCGTTGCATCAATCCGTATTCGTTGAACTCCCAATTCTCATTGCCGTAACTGCGGAACCAGCGGCCGGTGTCGTCGTGCCACTCGTAGGCAAACCTTACCGCGATGCGGTGGTCGGTAAACGTCCACAACTCCTTGATCAGCCGGTAATCCAGTTCCCGGGCCCACTTGCGCTGTAAAAACTCCTTGATCTGTTGCCGACCGACCGGAAACTCGGCGCGGTTGCGCCAGCGGCTGTCCTCGGTATAAACCTGCACGACCCGGTCCGGATCGCGGCTGTTCCAGGCGTCTTCGGCCATCCGCACTTTTTGCGCGGCGGACTCGGCGGTAAAGGGGGGTAAAGGCGGTTTGGTTTCCATGATGTGCTCCGGATAAGGAAAATTGCCAGGGTAGACAGTTTTGTCTACAGGTTGATCGTATCAGGATGTAGACTGATTTGTCTACATGAGGCTCGGTATTCCAGAGTTAAGTGATCTTGAACGGCTTTCCCGCGAGCTCTTTATTCTGTTCGATTTAAGACCGCCGCCGGAGTTTTTCGTTCGGCTTTGGGCACGAAAGTCGATTCTTCGATCAGCGCCATTTTATGAATGTAGCGCGGGCAATTTGGGAACATTTCTCTAAGGCTTACCCGTACTACCAGTTCCGCTTCCGGCCATTCGCCGCGCAGAACATCGTCGACTTCGATGTAAGCGTCGCCGTTGAACCGCAAACGCGCTTGACGTTGAAAATCGACGAACAGCAAGCTGACATGCGGAATGATAGACACATTGCCGGCGGACAGATACATGCCGCTGCCGTCGTATAGCGGGAAGGCAATGGTCGTTTCGTCCAAGACCCTGACGAAGCCGGTGGCGCCGCCCTTGTAAGAACAGTTGGGTCGGCCGGCTTCGTCGACGGTTGCCAGGAAAAACATGTTTTGCGCTTCGATAAACTCCCGGTCTTCCGGGCCGATTTGCGTGTCCACAATCGCTTCCCGCAAGCGGTCGGCCAACGCGCGGGTTTCGAAACGATCTTGGAAGCGCCGGCTCCCCTCGTGATAAAAGTCGGTCATTCGTTAGTCCTGGTTTGATGGTGGTTGGCTGCCGCTGGTATGGCGGACGCCTGTTGGTAGGTGGCGATCAAAATTTCAGCCACTCGCTTGGCCTGCCGCGATGCGCCGGCATGGCGTTTCATTTGTTCCGAGACGATGGCGCCTTCGACCAGTAATGTGATTTGCGTTGCCAGACTATCGTGACCAACGATGCCGCATGCCGCGGCGAGGCTGCTGATGAAGGCCGAGAATTTGTCGTAAAACTCGGCGGAAAGTTGGTGGACCGGATTGCCCTCTACCGGAAATTCGGCGGCGGCATTGATAAAGGCGCAGCCGCGAAAACTCGGAACCGACATCCAATCCTCGATCACGTCGAAAATCGCCAATATCTTGTCCTTGGGATGCTCGGCTTTGTTGTTGAGTTGCTCGACGAACCAGTGCGTAAAGTCTTCATCGCGCTTGCGTAGAAAAGCCAGCACCAACTCGTCTTTCGACGAGAAATAGTTGTACAGCGTCATTTTGTTGGTGCCGGCCAATTTGACGATGGCGTCGATGCCGGTGGCCTTGATACCTTGGCTGTAAAACAGCTCGGTGGCCGCGTCGAGCAAGCGTTGTTGTAGGTTTTTTGCCATACGGATGTTATGTCGGTCCAATTTGCCAAGCGGTCAAGGGCGGCGGATACGATAAGGCCAATTTCTCGTTTGACAGCTTACTTACCGATCAATATACAATAAATTAACTTACCGGTAAGTAAGTTTTCGAGATTCGCGTCCGGGATAGGTCTTGAATCAGAACAGGGTATTTTTTCAAATCAGACAAAGAGGTTGTGATGAGTGTATTACTGTTGGGTGCGGCTGCCTGCATCTTGGCGTTGATATTGTCGGCGTGGTTGATGACGTTTGCCCGCTGGTTTCCTATCGAAGGCATCGACGGCAAGTTTCTGGTGGATTACAAAACCATGATTCGGGCGCATGTGGATTACGCCTTGATGGCTTTATTCAATTTGGGCTTTTACGGCATCGGCATCGATCTGCCGATAGTGGCTTGCTGGTGCGTCGCTATCGGCGGCTTCGCCAATCCGACCGTATTTACCATCGCCGCCTTCGATACCGATTTTTGGCGGAAGGCGCATTGGCGCGTTTATACCGCAGCTTCGTTCGTCGTTTCGACGATCGGTTTTTTGTGGATAGCCTGTGTGCTGGCCCAAGCCGCCTTGGCCGCGCTATAGATTTTGGGAAGAAACCGTCTGGAAAGAAACCGACCAATAAGGCTGGTAGGTCGTCGTTAACAATCCATCGGCTGTCTCTGCGGAAGGTCCGTCGAAGTTAACCTGAATCTTCGAATAGTGCATCGCGAACCCTACGCGCAAGCGGGCGAACATAAGAGTTCGCTTGCCAGGCGGTCTGGTTGGGTACTTGCATCCCGTTGCGAATAAACGATGTGTCACGGAATTAAATACGGTTGCCGCCACCGCCGCGTTCCGGCTAAACGCGGTCATTTGATCCGGCCGGACTGGCGTCGTGATTGGGTTCGGTGGGAGCGCCGGCTCGACAATCCGCGCTACAATCGCCAACATGAATGACAAGAGTCCATCGATAGCCGATAAACCGCCGCGCGAGCGTATTTTGCTGACCGCGCACGATCTGTTTTACCGTGACGGAATCCGCGCCACCGGCATCGACAAAGTCATCGCCGAATCCGGCGTGACCAAGGTGACGTTTTACCGGCAATTCCCTAGCAAGAACGATTTGATTCTGGCGTTCTTGAATTACCGCCACCAGCGTTGGATGGCGTGGTTCGAGGACGCGCTGGCCCGCCACGGCGGCCGGGACGGTGGCGGCCTGGCGCCGGTAAGCTTGGCGCTGGCGGAGTGGTTCGACAACCCGTTGTTT harbors:
- the phoU gene encoding phosphate signaling complex protein PhoU — protein: MTTLSESATGAHTVRAFDDELQQLHSLLLTMTELLMRQLEQAMRALDAGDMDLAEKVLARASKVKHCETRIDNEVLALIARRCPVANDLRTAISSSKIVVELAKIGEELADFTRLITVLYDPDTSDPNPKLLADIIKIGDLIRLMLSKLIQALEQSDTEPAYALLRHDRDYEIELQEGIRHQLALVLKDVRMTRRALDVMQMMKALERCGEHSRNIAQYLIFMLDGIDVRHARG
- a CDS encoding DUF445 domain-containing protein, whose amino-acid sequence is MKRLLNQSFLTNLISLVVIVAGYVSPYYPETLKAIGFFAFSGAITNWLAIHMLFEKVPFLYGSGIIPARFQEFKASIKALMMEQFFTVANIEQFIEREEAQGGRVLNLEPLLNAVDYDKVYEGLVASIMNSSFGGMLLMMGGEEALQPLKQPFTDKMRLTLEEMAESDRFKQALRQGLNAHRIGEDLTGKIEAVIDNRLAELTPKMVKDMVQGIIKRHLGWLVVWGGVFGGVLGAVFGFA
- a CDS encoding alpha/beta fold hydrolase, with amino-acid sequence MTTLELAYESYGEPGDTPLLLIHGFMASSRNWRTVAKQLARRYHVYVLDMRNHGASPHATLLDYPSMAADLAAFIDNLGLDRVHLLGHSMGGKVAMWLALNQPQRIDRLIVADIAPVGYRHSFDALIDALRAVPVDSIVNRKQAEEALADGIPDQAYRQFLLQNLLLKDGRYQWRIDLDIIRDNAHHIVGFPDAAGRAYSRPVLFIGGGKSRYLDRAAIGRLFPLASVSEIPDTGHWLYVEAPQAFCGLVDDWLAGPD
- a CDS encoding pyrophosphate--fructose-6-phosphate 1-phosphotransferase, which codes for MNKPKKVAILTAGGLAPCLNSAIGSLIERYTEIDPSIEIICYRGGYKGLLLGDSYPVTAEVRQKAGLLQRFGGSVIGNSRVKLTNVKDCIKRGLVKEGEDPQKVAADQLIKDGVDILHTIGGDDTNTAAADLAAFLAKNNYGLTVIGLPKTVDNDVFPIKQSLGAWTAAEQGARYFMNVVAENNANPRMLIVHEVMGRNCGWLTAATAQEYRKLLDKAEWLPELGLSRASYEVHAVFVPEMAIDLEAEAARLREVMDKVDCVNIFVSEGAGVESIVAEMQAKGQEVPRDAFGHIKLDAVNPGKWFGEQFSQMVGAEKTLVQKSGYFARAAASNIDDMRLIKSCADLAVECAFRRESGVIGHDEDQGNVLRAIEFPRIKGGKPFNIDTDWFNTMLGEIGQPKGGKVDVSH
- a CDS encoding nuclear transport factor 2 family protein; its protein translation is METKPPLPPFTAESAAQKVRMAEDAWNSRDPDRVVQVYTEDSRWRNRAEFPVGRQQIKEFLQRKWARELDYRLIKELWTFTDHRIAVRFAYEWHDDTGRWFRSYGNENWEFNEYGLMQRRFASINDLTIADGERLFHWPLGRRPDDHAGLTELGL
- a CDS encoding pyridoxamine 5'-phosphate oxidase family protein, translated to MTDFYHEGSRRFQDRFETRALADRLREAIVDTQIGPEDREFIEAQNMFFLATVDEAGRPNCSYKGGATGFVRVLDETTIAFPLYDGSGMYLSAGNVSIIPHVSLLFVDFQRQARLRFNGDAYIEVDDVLRGEWPEAELVVRVSLREMFPNCPRYIHKMALIEESTFVPKAERKTPAAVLNRTE
- a CDS encoding TetR/AcrR family transcriptional regulator; the protein is MAKNLQQRLLDAATELFYSQGIKATGIDAIVKLAGTNKMTLYNYFSSKDELVLAFLRKRDEDFTHWFVEQLNNKAEHPKDKILAIFDVIEDWMSVPSFRGCAFINAAAEFPVEGNPVHQLSAEFYDKFSAFISSLAAACGIVGHDSLATQITLLVEGAIVSEQMKRHAGASRQAKRVAEILIATYQQASAIPAAANHHQTRTNE
- a CDS encoding TetR/AcrR family transcriptional regulator, producing the protein MNDKSPSIADKPPRERILLTAHDLFYRDGIRATGIDKVIAESGVTKVTFYRQFPSKNDLILAFLNYRHQRWMAWFEDALARHGGRDGGGLAPVSLALAEWFDNPLFRGCAFINSVAELGGAMPDVVAICRDHKQDMERVIARLLPDGPMRGRLAEAAAIAVDGAIIRAQAEPNRPDDEAARRAALRGLETLLTALSAAGLAGVEAAPD